The Lipingzhangella halophila genome segment AGGCCACCGCGGCCTCAGCGGCCTCGATCGAGAGCGCGTCCATCATCTCCACGGCCGCCGGGAGCACTCCGCCGGCGATGATGTCGGAGACGGCGGAGCCGCCCGCGTCCATCGACTCGAACGCGGCGAGGACCGTGGTCACCTGCTGCGGGGCACGCATCAACCGCACTGTGATCTCGGTGGCGATGCCGAGCGTGCCCTCCGAGCCGATGAACGCCCCGAGCAGGTCGTAGCCGGGCGGCTGGGCGGCCTTGCCGCCCAGCCGCACGACCTCGCCGCTGGGGGTGACGATCTCCAGGCCGAGCACGTGGTTGACGGTGAACCCGTACTTCAGGCAGTGCGCCCCGCCGGAGTTCTCGGCGATGTTCCCGCCCACCGAGCACACCTGCTGGCTGGAAGGGTCGGGCGCGTAGTAGTACCCCTGCGGCGCGGCCGCCCTGGTGACCTCGAGGTTGGCGACACCGGGCTCGACGACCGCGCACTCGTTCTCGATGTCGATCTCGCGGATGCGGCGCATCCGCGAGGTCACGATCAGCACTCCACTGGTGTGCGGGAGGGCGCCGGCGGACAGCCCGGTGCCCGCCCCCCGCGGGACGAACGGGATCCCGTTCTCGGAGCAGAGCCGCACAACGTCGGCGACCTGTTCGGTACTGGTCGGCAGCACTACGACTCCGGGGACCGAGGCGTGGTACGCGAGCCCGTCGCTCTCGTAGGTGCGGCGCTGCGCGGAGTCGGTGATGACGCCGTCGTCGCCGCAGATCGCGCGCAGTCGCGGGATCAGGGCGCGCAGTGTTTGCGTCTCCGGCATGGCGATGGCCTTCCCCGAGTCTCGCCTTCCGGCAGGCCCGCCGGAAGGTCCGGTCTGTGATCGTATGCGCTACATGTCAGCATCCCCGCGGGTGGCGGGCGGTAACGGCCTGGCCGCCCCTGTTGTCCGGGTGTCAGGGCATCCGCTCGTAGGCCGGCAGGGTGAGGAAGTCAGCGTACTCGTCGGCGAGCGCGACCTCCCGGAACAGCTCGACGGCGTTCTGGTACAGCTCGGCGTCGAACGCGTCCCCGCTCGCCTCGCGGATCTTGGCGAGCTCCTCCTCGATGACGCGGTCCACGAGCTCCGCCGTGACCTTCGGGCCGTCATCCAGGGTGATGTCGTTGTGCAGCCACTGCCAGACCTGGGAGCGGGAGATCTCCGCGGTGGCGGCGTCCTCCATCAGGTTGAAGATGCCGACAGCACCGTTCCCGCCGACCCACGAGGCCAGGTACTGCAGGGCGACACTGACGTTGTTGCGCAGCCCGGCCTCGGTGATGCCGCCTTCGGCGGAGTCCACGGCGAGCAGGTCGCCGGCCTTGACGGAGACGTCCGCGCGGAGCTTGTCGATCTGGTTCGGCCGGTCGCCGAGGACGCCGTCGAAGATCTCCTTGGCGACCGGGACGAGGTCGGGGTGGGCCACCCACGATCCGTCGAAGCCGTCATTGGACTCTCGGCCCTTGTCATCGCGCACCTTGGCCAGTGCGCGTTCGTTGACCTCGGGGTCGCGGCGGCTCGGGATGAACGCGGCCATGCCGCCGATCGCGTGCGCTCCCCGCTTGTGGCAGGTGCTGACCAGCAGCTCGGTGTAGGCGCGCATGAACGGTGCCGTCATGGTGACGGCGTTGCGCTCGGGAAGCAGGAAGCGCCGGCCGCGGGTGCGGTGCACCTTGATGATGCTGAAGAGGTAGTCCCAGCGGCCCGCGTTCAGCCCGGCTGAGTGCTCGCGCAGCTCGTAGAGGATCTCCTCCATTTCGAACGCGGCGGTGATGGTCTCGATCAGCACCGTCGCGCGGATGGTGCCGCGCGGGATTCCGAGCTTCTCCTGCGCCGTGACGAAGATGTCGTTCCACAGCCGGGCCTCCAGGTGGCTCTCCAGCTTGGGCAGGTA includes the following:
- a CDS encoding FAD-binding oxidoreductase, yielding MPETQTLRALIPRLRAICGDDGVITDSAQRRTYESDGLAYHASVPGVVVLPTSTEQVADVVRLCSENGIPFVPRGAGTGLSAGALPHTSGVLIVTSRMRRIREIDIENECAVVEPGVANLEVTRAAAPQGYYYAPDPSSQQVCSVGGNIAENSGGAHCLKYGFTVNHVLGLEIVTPSGEVVRLGGKAAQPPGYDLLGAFIGSEGTLGIATEITVRLMRAPQQVTTVLAAFESMDAGGSAVSDIIAGGVLPAAVEMMDALSIEAAEAAVACEYPPGAGAVLIVELDGPAADVDAQFEAVTELCQRNGAFEIRTASDAAERARIWKGRKSAFAAVGRISPAYIVQDGVVPRTALGEVLHRIADLSARSGIRVANVFHAGDGNLHPLVLFDDSEPGAGERAEEVSGAILDLCIEHGGSITGEHGVGVDKVCTMPRMFGPADLETMDRFRGAFDPGGIANPEKLLPTPRLCGERPGVKKGEHPLVTEGVAELF
- the aceB gene encoding malate synthase A, which encodes MGATGGVAISGPMNQRFDQILTDDALALIADLHRRYEPRRRELLAERGRRQERISAGADLDFLPETRSVREDPSWTVSPPAPGITDRRLEITGPTDPKMTINALNSGAKVWLADFEDANTPHWENVIGGQLNLRDALDRTIDFSTPEGKSYALKDDSELATMIVRPRGWHLDEKHILVDGERVAGGLVDFALYFFHCAQRQLDKGKGPYFYLPKLESHLEARLWNDIFVTAQEKLGIPRGTIRATVLIETITAAFEMEEILYELREHSAGLNAGRWDYLFSIIKVHRTRGRRFLLPERNAVTMTAPFMRAYTELLVSTCHKRGAHAIGGMAAFIPSRRDPEVNERALAKVRDDKGRESNDGFDGSWVAHPDLVPVAKEIFDGVLGDRPNQIDKLRADVSVKAGDLLAVDSAEGGITEAGLRNNVSVALQYLASWVGGNGAVGIFNLMEDAATAEISRSQVWQWLHNDITLDDGPKVTAELVDRVIEEELAKIREASGDAFDAELYQNAVELFREVALADEYADFLTLPAYERMP